One Miscanthus floridulus cultivar M001 chromosome 11, ASM1932011v1, whole genome shotgun sequence DNA window includes the following coding sequences:
- the LOC136491793 gene encoding uncharacterized protein, giving the protein MTQVLCDYLRVWELLRSVTLVPLQPDRFVWEWSADGSYSVSSTYRAFFAGSTLLLGAKKLWRVKAPPRVKLFFWLTLHRRLWTAVRRKRHGLQDSDECALCNQEPETGVTGGHLFLGCVFARQVWFATLRPLQLSSLMLAAEDDDVGVWWLRQRRRVDSASRPLFDSLLLLVAWSLCKERNCRVFRRPHSTVQDVARAAFKEGEDWAMAGFAPMSVLASLWSQNGDVMEHNSRIQ; this is encoded by the coding sequence ATGACTCAAGTCCTATGTGACTACCTTCGTGTCTGGGAGCTCCTGCGCTCAGTGACACTGGTGCCGTTGCAGCCGGACCGATTCGTCTGGGAGTGGTCGGCCGACGGGAGCTACTCCGTTTCGTCGACGTACAGGGCGTTCTTCGCAGGCTCCACCTTGCTTCTTGGAGCAAAAAAGCTTTGGCGCGTTAAAGCACCACCGCGTGTCAAGCTTTTCTTTTGGTTGACTCTACATCGCCGGCTCTGGACTGCTGTGCGTAGGAAGCGGCATGGTCTGCAGGACTCCGATGAATGCGCCCTGTGCAATCAGGAGCCGGAGACGGGTGTCACGGGTGGCCATCTGTTCCTCGGGTGCGTCTTCGCCAGGCAAGTTTGGTTCGCGACACTGCGGCCCCTGCAGCTTTCGTCGCTGATGCTAGCCGCGGAGGATGACGACGTCGGCGTGTGGTGGCTGCGCCAACGACGCCGGGTGGATTCGGCTTCGCGCCCCCTGTTCGACTCTCTGCTTCTGCTGGTTGCTTGGTCGCTCTGTAAAGAGAGGAACTGCCGGGTTTTCAGGAGGCCGCACTCAACTGTGCAAGATGTTGCTCGTGCGGCGTTCAAGGAAGGCGAGGATTGGGCTATGGCCGGCTTCGCGCCGATGTCTGTGTTAGCTAGCCTGTGGTCGCAAAACGGTGATGTAATGGAACATAATTCAAGAATCCAATAG